From a single Gadus morhua chromosome 3, gadMor3.0, whole genome shotgun sequence genomic region:
- the gab1 gene encoding GRB2-associated-binding protein 1 isoform X2, which yields MSGGDVVCSGWLRKSPPEKKLRRYAWKKRWFILRSGRLTGDPDVLEYYKNDHAKKPIRVIDLNLCEQVDAGLTFNKKDLEHSFIFDIKTIDRVFYLVADTEDEMNKWVRCICDICGFNPTDDEAAKAAHHAAAGGSSVVDAPPHPLLGGPAAMLTNVPPPYQPVSVRHLDSQSSLDEPQDYLWLVNCESKKPDANSSPIGPPPSPGVPEQEYLLLEECESHSPQACPSHTECSKSTSSETDLNDNLPSHRTPNSSTSSSGKHNAAHNGFFPQHGGPASASSIYDSPPSRGASLSHDSGGSGAGLYLLPRSYSQDTVLQPKAASSPVARPDAANSDADLYVFNTPARKASSGMETQLRNMSVSYDIPSTPGANCTYQVPRTLPPPSSAGSGGGGDVVGGSVGGGVGGGDVVPPPRPPKPSLSSGSGLLPPPPPAERSPTDTYCVPRSASEADGNYCVPTSAGVKALRSNTIGPMDSSRLRKDFGSQDCYDIPRTFPSDKTCSFDFNESFNSYFKNKGMMPVGSQSMEEVDQNYVPMSANSPSHHHSGSLPEPIHETNYVPMTPGTVEFSSLGKQVPPPAHMGFRSSPKTPPRRPILISDCQPPPVDRNLKPDRKGQSPKNIRAKVVVLERTDSQTVGEFPRRRRKAKPAPLEIKPLPEWEEPCAPVRSPDTRTFARDPSRFPMPPRPTSIHSMASSTDSDDCDENYVAMLSNMSADELNMKLSAPKTSDGGSSPLVKPKEEKQVEYLDLDLDPGKSTPPRKKKSNGTGMAASDERVDYVVVDQQRTQALKSTREAWNDGRQSTETDAPVKGPK from the exons GCATGGAAAAAGCGGTGGTTCATTCTGCGCAGCGGGCGTCTGACCGGCGACCCCGACGTGTTGGAGTACTACAAGAATGACCACGCCAAGAAGCCCATCCGCGTAATTGACCTCAACTTGTGCGAGCAG GTGGACGCCGGTCTGACGTTCAACAAGAAGGACCTGGAGCACAGCTTCATCTTCGACATCAAGACCATTGACCGTGTGTTCTACCTGGTGGCGGACACGGAGGACGAGATGAACAAGTGGGTGCGCTGCATCTGCGACATCTGTGGCTTCAACCCCACCGACGACG AGGCAGCCAAGGCAGCCCACCATGCAGCCGCGGGGGGCAGCAGTGTGGTGGACGCACCCCCTCATCCTCTGCTTGGGGGTCCCGCCGCCATGCTGACCAACGTGCCCCCGCCCTACCAGCCCGTCAGCGTGCGGCACCTGGACTCCCAGTCCAGCCTGGATGAGCCCCAGGACTACCTGTGGCTGGTCAACTGTGAGAGCAAGAAGCCAGACGCTAACAG TAGCCCCATCGGGCCTCCCCCTTCCCCCGGGGTGCCGGAGCAGGAGTacctcctcctggaggagtGTGAGAGCCACAGTCCCCAGGCTTGTCC GAGCCACACAGAGTGCTCCAAGTCCACGTCGTCGGAGACGGACCTCAACGACAACCTGCCGTCCCACCGCACCCCCAACTCGTCCACCTCGTCGTCGGGGAAGCACAACGCCGCCCACAACGGCTTCTTCCCGCAGCACGGCGGCCCCGCCTCGGCCTCCTCCATCTACGACTCGCCGCCGTCGCGCGGCGCCTCGCTCTCCCACGacagcggcggcagcggcgccGGCCTCTACCTGCTGCCGCGCAGCTACTCCCAGGACACGGTGCTGCAGCCCAAGGCGGCCTCGTCCCCCGTGGCCCGCCCGGACGCCGCCAACAGCGACGCCGATCTCTACGTGTTCAACACGCCGGCGCGCAAGGCCTCGTCCGGCATGGAGACGCAGCTGCGCAACATGTCCGTCAGCTACGACATCCCGTCCACGCCCGGCGCCAACTGCACCTACCAGGTGCCCCGCACGCTGCCGCCGCCCTCCTCGGCGGggagtggcggcggcggggacgTCGTTGGAGGTAGCGTTGGCGGAGGAGTGGGCGGCGGTGACGTGGTGCCCCCGCCCAGACCGCCCAAGCCCTCGCTGAGCTCCGGGTCcgggctgctgccgccgccgccgccggccgaGCGGTCGCCCACGGACACGTACTGCGTGCCGCGGTCTGCGTCGGAGGCGGACGGGAACTACTGCGTCCCCACCAGCGCCGGGGTCAAGGCGCTGCGCAGCAACACCATCGGCCCCATGGACTCCTCGCGCCTCCGCAAAG ATTTCGGATCCCAAGACTGCTACGACATCCCCAGGACTTTTCCGTCAGACAAGACCTGCTCCTTTGACTTCAACGAAAGTTTCAACAGCTACTTT AAAAACAAAGGCATGATGCCGGTGGGCAGCCAGTCCATGGAGGAAGTGGACCAGAACTACGTTCCCATGAGCGCCAACTCTCCGTCGCACCACCACTCCGGCAGCCTGCCCGAGCCCATCCATGAGACCAACTACGTGCCCATGACCCCCGGCACCGTGGAGTTCTCCTCGCTGGGCAAGCAGGTGCCCCCGCCAGCACACATGGGCTTCCGCTCGAGCCCCAAGACCCCCCCGCGCCGGCCGATCCTCATCAGCGACTGCCAGCCCCCTCCGGTCGACCGCAACCTCAAACCCGACCGCAAAG GTCAGAGTCCTAAAAATATAAGAGCAAAGGTTGTCGTATTAGAACGAACCGACTCCCAAACCGTAGGGGAATTTCCGAGGCGACGACGCAAGG CAAAGCCCGCCCCATTGGAGATCAAACCGCTTCCAGAGTGGGAGGAGCCGTGTGCTCCTGTGCGCTCCCCTGACACGCGAACATTCGCTAGAGA TCCCTCCAGGTTCCCCATGCCCCCGCGGCCCACCTCCATCCACAGCATGGCCTCCAGCACCGACTCGGATGACTGTGACGAGAACTATGTAGCCATGCTCTCTAACATGTCCGCAGACGAACTA AACATGAAGCTGAGTGCCCCTAAGACATCGGACGGAGGGAGCAGCCCCCTGGTGAAGCccaaggaggagaagcaggtggAGTATCTGGACCTGGACCTAGACCCAGGGAAGTCTACCCCACCCAGGAAG AAGAAGAGCAACGGGACGGGCATGGCGGCGTCGGACGAGCGCGTGGACTACGTGGTCGTCGACCAGCAGAGGACGCAGGCGCTCAAGAGCACGCGGGAGGCATGGAACGACGGGCGCCAGTCCACGGAGACGGACGCCCCCGTCAAGGGACCCAAGTga
- the gab1 gene encoding GRB2-associated-binding protein 1 isoform X4, whose amino-acid sequence MSGGDVVCSGWLRKSPPEKKLRRYAWKKRWFILRSGRLTGDPDVLEYYKNDHAKKPIRVIDLNLCEQVDAGLTFNKKDLEHSFIFDIKTIDRVFYLVADTEDEMNKWVRCICDICGFNPTDDEAAKAAHHAAAGGSSVVDAPPHPLLGGPAAMLTNVPPPYQPVSVRHLDSQSSLDEPQDYLWLVNCESKKPDANSSPIGPPPSPGVPEQEYLLLEECESHSPQACPSHTECSKSTSSETDLNDNLPSHRTPNSSTSSSGKHNAAHNGFFPQHGGPASASSIYDSPPSRGASLSHDSGGSGAGLYLLPRSYSQDTVLQPKAASSPVARPDAANSDADLYVFNTPARKASSGMETQLRNMSVSYDIPSTPGANCTYQVPRTLPPPSSAGSGGGGDVVGGSVGGGVGGGDVVPPPRPPKPSLSSGSGLLPPPPPAERSPTDTYCVPRSASEADGNYCVPTSAGVKALRSNTIGPMDSSRLRKDFGSQDCYDIPRTFPSDKTCSFDFNESFNSYFKNKGMMPVGSQSMEEVDQNYVPMSANSPSHHHSGSLPEPIHETNYVPMTPGTVEFSSLGKQVPPPAHMGFRSSPKTPPRRPILISDCQPPPVDRNLKPDRKAKPAPLEIKPLPEWEEPCAPVRSPDTRTFARDRGDSTGCNGGLHSSGSYGPSRFPMPPRPTSIHSMASSTDSDDCDENYVAMLSNMSADELNMKLSAPKTSDGGSSPLVKPKEEKQVEYLDLDLDPGKSTPPRKKKSNGTGMAASDERVDYVVVDQQRTQALKSTREAWNDGRQSTETDAPVKGPK is encoded by the exons GCATGGAAAAAGCGGTGGTTCATTCTGCGCAGCGGGCGTCTGACCGGCGACCCCGACGTGTTGGAGTACTACAAGAATGACCACGCCAAGAAGCCCATCCGCGTAATTGACCTCAACTTGTGCGAGCAG GTGGACGCCGGTCTGACGTTCAACAAGAAGGACCTGGAGCACAGCTTCATCTTCGACATCAAGACCATTGACCGTGTGTTCTACCTGGTGGCGGACACGGAGGACGAGATGAACAAGTGGGTGCGCTGCATCTGCGACATCTGTGGCTTCAACCCCACCGACGACG AGGCAGCCAAGGCAGCCCACCATGCAGCCGCGGGGGGCAGCAGTGTGGTGGACGCACCCCCTCATCCTCTGCTTGGGGGTCCCGCCGCCATGCTGACCAACGTGCCCCCGCCCTACCAGCCCGTCAGCGTGCGGCACCTGGACTCCCAGTCCAGCCTGGATGAGCCCCAGGACTACCTGTGGCTGGTCAACTGTGAGAGCAAGAAGCCAGACGCTAACAG TAGCCCCATCGGGCCTCCCCCTTCCCCCGGGGTGCCGGAGCAGGAGTacctcctcctggaggagtGTGAGAGCCACAGTCCCCAGGCTTGTCC GAGCCACACAGAGTGCTCCAAGTCCACGTCGTCGGAGACGGACCTCAACGACAACCTGCCGTCCCACCGCACCCCCAACTCGTCCACCTCGTCGTCGGGGAAGCACAACGCCGCCCACAACGGCTTCTTCCCGCAGCACGGCGGCCCCGCCTCGGCCTCCTCCATCTACGACTCGCCGCCGTCGCGCGGCGCCTCGCTCTCCCACGacagcggcggcagcggcgccGGCCTCTACCTGCTGCCGCGCAGCTACTCCCAGGACACGGTGCTGCAGCCCAAGGCGGCCTCGTCCCCCGTGGCCCGCCCGGACGCCGCCAACAGCGACGCCGATCTCTACGTGTTCAACACGCCGGCGCGCAAGGCCTCGTCCGGCATGGAGACGCAGCTGCGCAACATGTCCGTCAGCTACGACATCCCGTCCACGCCCGGCGCCAACTGCACCTACCAGGTGCCCCGCACGCTGCCGCCGCCCTCCTCGGCGGggagtggcggcggcggggacgTCGTTGGAGGTAGCGTTGGCGGAGGAGTGGGCGGCGGTGACGTGGTGCCCCCGCCCAGACCGCCCAAGCCCTCGCTGAGCTCCGGGTCcgggctgctgccgccgccgccgccggccgaGCGGTCGCCCACGGACACGTACTGCGTGCCGCGGTCTGCGTCGGAGGCGGACGGGAACTACTGCGTCCCCACCAGCGCCGGGGTCAAGGCGCTGCGCAGCAACACCATCGGCCCCATGGACTCCTCGCGCCTCCGCAAAG ATTTCGGATCCCAAGACTGCTACGACATCCCCAGGACTTTTCCGTCAGACAAGACCTGCTCCTTTGACTTCAACGAAAGTTTCAACAGCTACTTT AAAAACAAAGGCATGATGCCGGTGGGCAGCCAGTCCATGGAGGAAGTGGACCAGAACTACGTTCCCATGAGCGCCAACTCTCCGTCGCACCACCACTCCGGCAGCCTGCCCGAGCCCATCCATGAGACCAACTACGTGCCCATGACCCCCGGCACCGTGGAGTTCTCCTCGCTGGGCAAGCAGGTGCCCCCGCCAGCACACATGGGCTTCCGCTCGAGCCCCAAGACCCCCCCGCGCCGGCCGATCCTCATCAGCGACTGCCAGCCCCCTCCGGTCGACCGCAACCTCAAACCCGACCGCAAAG CAAAGCCCGCCCCATTGGAGATCAAACCGCTTCCAGAGTGGGAGGAGCCGTGTGCTCCTGTGCGCTCCCCTGACACGCGAACATTCGCTAGAGA TCGAGGGGATTCAACTGGCTGCAATGGTGGGTTACATAGCAGTGGCAGCTATGG TCCCTCCAGGTTCCCCATGCCCCCGCGGCCCACCTCCATCCACAGCATGGCCTCCAGCACCGACTCGGATGACTGTGACGAGAACTATGTAGCCATGCTCTCTAACATGTCCGCAGACGAACTA AACATGAAGCTGAGTGCCCCTAAGACATCGGACGGAGGGAGCAGCCCCCTGGTGAAGCccaaggaggagaagcaggtggAGTATCTGGACCTGGACCTAGACCCAGGGAAGTCTACCCCACCCAGGAAG AAGAAGAGCAACGGGACGGGCATGGCGGCGTCGGACGAGCGCGTGGACTACGTGGTCGTCGACCAGCAGAGGACGCAGGCGCTCAAGAGCACGCGGGAGGCATGGAACGACGGGCGCCAGTCCACGGAGACGGACGCCCCCGTCAAGGGACCCAAGTga
- the gab1 gene encoding GRB2-associated-binding protein 1 isoform X6, whose product MSGGDVVCSGWLRKSPPEKKLRRYAWKKRWFILRSGRLTGDPDVLEYYKNDHAKKPIRVIDLNLCEQVDAGLTFNKKDLEHSFIFDIKTIDRVFYLVADTEDEMNKWVRCICDICGFNPTDDEAAKAAHHAAAGGSSVVDAPPHPLLGGPAAMLTNVPPPYQPVSVRHLDSQSSLDEPQDYLWLVNCESKKPDANSSPIGPPPSPGVPEQEYLLLEECESHSPQACPSHTECSKSTSSETDLNDNLPSHRTPNSSTSSSGKHNAAHNGFFPQHGGPASASSIYDSPPSRGASLSHDSGGSGAGLYLLPRSYSQDTVLQPKAASSPVARPDAANSDADLYVFNTPARKASSGMETQLRNMSVSYDIPSTPGANCTYQVPRTLPPPSSAGSGGGGDVVGGSVGGGVGGGDVVPPPRPPKPSLSSGSGLLPPPPPAERSPTDTYCVPRSASEADGNYCVPTSAGVKALRSNTIGPMDSSRLRKDFGSQDCYDIPRTFPSDKTCSFDFNESFNSYFKNKGMMPVGSQSMEEVDQNYVPMSANSPSHHHSGSLPEPIHETNYVPMTPGTVEFSSLGKQVPPPAHMGFRSSPKTPPRRPILISDCQPPPVDRNLKPDRKAKPAPLEIKPLPEWEEPCAPVRSPDTRTFARDPSRFPMPPRPTSIHSMASSTDSDDCDENYVAMLSNMSADELNMKLSAPKTSDGGSSPLVKPKEEKQVEYLDLDLDPGKSTPPRKKKSNGTGMAASDERVDYVVVDQQRTQALKSTREAWNDGRQSTETDAPVKGPK is encoded by the exons GCATGGAAAAAGCGGTGGTTCATTCTGCGCAGCGGGCGTCTGACCGGCGACCCCGACGTGTTGGAGTACTACAAGAATGACCACGCCAAGAAGCCCATCCGCGTAATTGACCTCAACTTGTGCGAGCAG GTGGACGCCGGTCTGACGTTCAACAAGAAGGACCTGGAGCACAGCTTCATCTTCGACATCAAGACCATTGACCGTGTGTTCTACCTGGTGGCGGACACGGAGGACGAGATGAACAAGTGGGTGCGCTGCATCTGCGACATCTGTGGCTTCAACCCCACCGACGACG AGGCAGCCAAGGCAGCCCACCATGCAGCCGCGGGGGGCAGCAGTGTGGTGGACGCACCCCCTCATCCTCTGCTTGGGGGTCCCGCCGCCATGCTGACCAACGTGCCCCCGCCCTACCAGCCCGTCAGCGTGCGGCACCTGGACTCCCAGTCCAGCCTGGATGAGCCCCAGGACTACCTGTGGCTGGTCAACTGTGAGAGCAAGAAGCCAGACGCTAACAG TAGCCCCATCGGGCCTCCCCCTTCCCCCGGGGTGCCGGAGCAGGAGTacctcctcctggaggagtGTGAGAGCCACAGTCCCCAGGCTTGTCC GAGCCACACAGAGTGCTCCAAGTCCACGTCGTCGGAGACGGACCTCAACGACAACCTGCCGTCCCACCGCACCCCCAACTCGTCCACCTCGTCGTCGGGGAAGCACAACGCCGCCCACAACGGCTTCTTCCCGCAGCACGGCGGCCCCGCCTCGGCCTCCTCCATCTACGACTCGCCGCCGTCGCGCGGCGCCTCGCTCTCCCACGacagcggcggcagcggcgccGGCCTCTACCTGCTGCCGCGCAGCTACTCCCAGGACACGGTGCTGCAGCCCAAGGCGGCCTCGTCCCCCGTGGCCCGCCCGGACGCCGCCAACAGCGACGCCGATCTCTACGTGTTCAACACGCCGGCGCGCAAGGCCTCGTCCGGCATGGAGACGCAGCTGCGCAACATGTCCGTCAGCTACGACATCCCGTCCACGCCCGGCGCCAACTGCACCTACCAGGTGCCCCGCACGCTGCCGCCGCCCTCCTCGGCGGggagtggcggcggcggggacgTCGTTGGAGGTAGCGTTGGCGGAGGAGTGGGCGGCGGTGACGTGGTGCCCCCGCCCAGACCGCCCAAGCCCTCGCTGAGCTCCGGGTCcgggctgctgccgccgccgccgccggccgaGCGGTCGCCCACGGACACGTACTGCGTGCCGCGGTCTGCGTCGGAGGCGGACGGGAACTACTGCGTCCCCACCAGCGCCGGGGTCAAGGCGCTGCGCAGCAACACCATCGGCCCCATGGACTCCTCGCGCCTCCGCAAAG ATTTCGGATCCCAAGACTGCTACGACATCCCCAGGACTTTTCCGTCAGACAAGACCTGCTCCTTTGACTTCAACGAAAGTTTCAACAGCTACTTT AAAAACAAAGGCATGATGCCGGTGGGCAGCCAGTCCATGGAGGAAGTGGACCAGAACTACGTTCCCATGAGCGCCAACTCTCCGTCGCACCACCACTCCGGCAGCCTGCCCGAGCCCATCCATGAGACCAACTACGTGCCCATGACCCCCGGCACCGTGGAGTTCTCCTCGCTGGGCAAGCAGGTGCCCCCGCCAGCACACATGGGCTTCCGCTCGAGCCCCAAGACCCCCCCGCGCCGGCCGATCCTCATCAGCGACTGCCAGCCCCCTCCGGTCGACCGCAACCTCAAACCCGACCGCAAAG CAAAGCCCGCCCCATTGGAGATCAAACCGCTTCCAGAGTGGGAGGAGCCGTGTGCTCCTGTGCGCTCCCCTGACACGCGAACATTCGCTAGAGA TCCCTCCAGGTTCCCCATGCCCCCGCGGCCCACCTCCATCCACAGCATGGCCTCCAGCACCGACTCGGATGACTGTGACGAGAACTATGTAGCCATGCTCTCTAACATGTCCGCAGACGAACTA AACATGAAGCTGAGTGCCCCTAAGACATCGGACGGAGGGAGCAGCCCCCTGGTGAAGCccaaggaggagaagcaggtggAGTATCTGGACCTGGACCTAGACCCAGGGAAGTCTACCCCACCCAGGAAG AAGAAGAGCAACGGGACGGGCATGGCGGCGTCGGACGAGCGCGTGGACTACGTGGTCGTCGACCAGCAGAGGACGCAGGCGCTCAAGAGCACGCGGGAGGCATGGAACGACGGGCGCCAGTCCACGGAGACGGACGCCCCCGTCAAGGGACCCAAGTga
- the gab1 gene encoding GRB2-associated-binding protein 1 isoform X1 produces MSGGDVVCSGWLRKSPPEKKLRRYAWKKRWFILRSGRLTGDPDVLEYYKNDHAKKPIRVIDLNLCEQVDAGLTFNKKDLEHSFIFDIKTIDRVFYLVADTEDEMNKWVRCICDICGFNPTDDEAAKAAHHAAAGGSSVVDAPPHPLLGGPAAMLTNVPPPYQPVSVRHLDSQSSLDEPQDYLWLVNCESKKPDANSSPIGPPPSPGVPEQEYLLLEECESHSPQACPSHTECSKSTSSETDLNDNLPSHRTPNSSTSSSGKHNAAHNGFFPQHGGPASASSIYDSPPSRGASLSHDSGGSGAGLYLLPRSYSQDTVLQPKAASSPVARPDAANSDADLYVFNTPARKASSGMETQLRNMSVSYDIPSTPGANCTYQVPRTLPPPSSAGSGGGGDVVGGSVGGGVGGGDVVPPPRPPKPSLSSGSGLLPPPPPAERSPTDTYCVPRSASEADGNYCVPTSAGVKALRSNTIGPMDSSRLRKDFGSQDCYDIPRTFPSDKTCSFDFNESFNSYFKNKGMMPVGSQSMEEVDQNYVPMSANSPSHHHSGSLPEPIHETNYVPMTPGTVEFSSLGKQVPPPAHMGFRSSPKTPPRRPILISDCQPPPVDRNLKPDRKGQSPKNIRAKVVVLERTDSQTVGEFPRRRRKAKPAPLEIKPLPEWEEPCAPVRSPDTRTFARDRGDSTGCNGGLHSSGSYGPSRFPMPPRPTSIHSMASSTDSDDCDENYVAMLSNMSADELNMKLSAPKTSDGGSSPLVKPKEEKQVEYLDLDLDPGKSTPPRKKKSNGTGMAASDERVDYVVVDQQRTQALKSTREAWNDGRQSTETDAPVKGPK; encoded by the exons GCATGGAAAAAGCGGTGGTTCATTCTGCGCAGCGGGCGTCTGACCGGCGACCCCGACGTGTTGGAGTACTACAAGAATGACCACGCCAAGAAGCCCATCCGCGTAATTGACCTCAACTTGTGCGAGCAG GTGGACGCCGGTCTGACGTTCAACAAGAAGGACCTGGAGCACAGCTTCATCTTCGACATCAAGACCATTGACCGTGTGTTCTACCTGGTGGCGGACACGGAGGACGAGATGAACAAGTGGGTGCGCTGCATCTGCGACATCTGTGGCTTCAACCCCACCGACGACG AGGCAGCCAAGGCAGCCCACCATGCAGCCGCGGGGGGCAGCAGTGTGGTGGACGCACCCCCTCATCCTCTGCTTGGGGGTCCCGCCGCCATGCTGACCAACGTGCCCCCGCCCTACCAGCCCGTCAGCGTGCGGCACCTGGACTCCCAGTCCAGCCTGGATGAGCCCCAGGACTACCTGTGGCTGGTCAACTGTGAGAGCAAGAAGCCAGACGCTAACAG TAGCCCCATCGGGCCTCCCCCTTCCCCCGGGGTGCCGGAGCAGGAGTacctcctcctggaggagtGTGAGAGCCACAGTCCCCAGGCTTGTCC GAGCCACACAGAGTGCTCCAAGTCCACGTCGTCGGAGACGGACCTCAACGACAACCTGCCGTCCCACCGCACCCCCAACTCGTCCACCTCGTCGTCGGGGAAGCACAACGCCGCCCACAACGGCTTCTTCCCGCAGCACGGCGGCCCCGCCTCGGCCTCCTCCATCTACGACTCGCCGCCGTCGCGCGGCGCCTCGCTCTCCCACGacagcggcggcagcggcgccGGCCTCTACCTGCTGCCGCGCAGCTACTCCCAGGACACGGTGCTGCAGCCCAAGGCGGCCTCGTCCCCCGTGGCCCGCCCGGACGCCGCCAACAGCGACGCCGATCTCTACGTGTTCAACACGCCGGCGCGCAAGGCCTCGTCCGGCATGGAGACGCAGCTGCGCAACATGTCCGTCAGCTACGACATCCCGTCCACGCCCGGCGCCAACTGCACCTACCAGGTGCCCCGCACGCTGCCGCCGCCCTCCTCGGCGGggagtggcggcggcggggacgTCGTTGGAGGTAGCGTTGGCGGAGGAGTGGGCGGCGGTGACGTGGTGCCCCCGCCCAGACCGCCCAAGCCCTCGCTGAGCTCCGGGTCcgggctgctgccgccgccgccgccggccgaGCGGTCGCCCACGGACACGTACTGCGTGCCGCGGTCTGCGTCGGAGGCGGACGGGAACTACTGCGTCCCCACCAGCGCCGGGGTCAAGGCGCTGCGCAGCAACACCATCGGCCCCATGGACTCCTCGCGCCTCCGCAAAG ATTTCGGATCCCAAGACTGCTACGACATCCCCAGGACTTTTCCGTCAGACAAGACCTGCTCCTTTGACTTCAACGAAAGTTTCAACAGCTACTTT AAAAACAAAGGCATGATGCCGGTGGGCAGCCAGTCCATGGAGGAAGTGGACCAGAACTACGTTCCCATGAGCGCCAACTCTCCGTCGCACCACCACTCCGGCAGCCTGCCCGAGCCCATCCATGAGACCAACTACGTGCCCATGACCCCCGGCACCGTGGAGTTCTCCTCGCTGGGCAAGCAGGTGCCCCCGCCAGCACACATGGGCTTCCGCTCGAGCCCCAAGACCCCCCCGCGCCGGCCGATCCTCATCAGCGACTGCCAGCCCCCTCCGGTCGACCGCAACCTCAAACCCGACCGCAAAG GTCAGAGTCCTAAAAATATAAGAGCAAAGGTTGTCGTATTAGAACGAACCGACTCCCAAACCGTAGGGGAATTTCCGAGGCGACGACGCAAGG CAAAGCCCGCCCCATTGGAGATCAAACCGCTTCCAGAGTGGGAGGAGCCGTGTGCTCCTGTGCGCTCCCCTGACACGCGAACATTCGCTAGAGA TCGAGGGGATTCAACTGGCTGCAATGGTGGGTTACATAGCAGTGGCAGCTATGG TCCCTCCAGGTTCCCCATGCCCCCGCGGCCCACCTCCATCCACAGCATGGCCTCCAGCACCGACTCGGATGACTGTGACGAGAACTATGTAGCCATGCTCTCTAACATGTCCGCAGACGAACTA AACATGAAGCTGAGTGCCCCTAAGACATCGGACGGAGGGAGCAGCCCCCTGGTGAAGCccaaggaggagaagcaggtggAGTATCTGGACCTGGACCTAGACCCAGGGAAGTCTACCCCACCCAGGAAG AAGAAGAGCAACGGGACGGGCATGGCGGCGTCGGACGAGCGCGTGGACTACGTGGTCGTCGACCAGCAGAGGACGCAGGCGCTCAAGAGCACGCGGGAGGCATGGAACGACGGGCGCCAGTCCACGGAGACGGACGCCCCCGTCAAGGGACCCAAGTga